The following are encoded in a window of Gossypium raimondii isolate GPD5lz chromosome 13, ASM2569854v1, whole genome shotgun sequence genomic DNA:
- the LOC105784315 gene encoding uncharacterized protein LOC105784315: MVSDARKKKAAQKKADNGVDNVSDGDSALQISDRTCTSDLCSHPVSRDIRIESLPVTFHGHDLIVDSIQIAPPPAIPNQASNRTDLARIADSLEDVYHIGFTRHRPPCHPATDATPSYDQTSSLTGCVSYTSTTFELPTAASRAPLKHLMCQLKLPKAPLSYSVQ; this comes from the exons ATGGTGTCGGACGCCAGAAAAAAGAAAGCAGCACAGAAGAAGGCGGATAACGGAGTGGATAATGTTTCCGATGGAGATAGTGCGCTCCAGATATCTGATCGGACATGTACTAGTGACCTTTGCTCTCATCCTGTTTCGAGAGATATTCGT ATTGAGTCCTTACCAGTTACTTTCCACGGACATGATCTTATTGTTGATTCAATACAGATTGCGCCACCTCCTGCCATACCCAACCAAGCTTCAAATCGAACGGACTTAGCGCGTATCGCTGACTCCCTCGAAGATGTGTATCATATTGGCTTCACGCGCCACCGGCCACCCTGCCACCCTGCCACCGACGCTACACCGTCTTACGATCAAACGAGCTCTTTAACCGGTTGTGTGTCTTATACTTCAACCACTTTCGAGCTACCTACCGCAGCTTCAAGAGCACCATTGAAGCATTTGATGTGCCAGCTGAAGCTCCCCAAGGCACCACTCAGCTACAGTGTGCAGTAG